NNNNNNNNNNNNNNNNNNNNNNNNNNNNNNNNNNNNNNNNNNNNNNNNNNNNNNNNNNNNNNNNNNNNNNNNNNNNNNNNNNNNNNNNNNNNNNNNNNNNNNNNNNNNNNNNNNNNNNNNNNNNNNNNNNNNNNNNNNNNNNNNNNNNNNNNNNNNNNNNNNNNNNNNNNNNNAATAAGAGCTTATTATGAAGAAACTCAGGGAGGGAGGAGTACTCAggtgttgtacttgagtgacagtaggagtaccagagtgtagaaatactctttgataagtaaaagtagaagtattcatatcttgtacttgagtaaaagtagaagtactcagatattgtactgaagtcaaaatagaagtactcagatattgtacttagtaaaagtagaagtaccagagtgtaggaatactctgttacagtaaaagtcctgcattcaaaatgttactcaagtaaaagtagaaaagtattatcataatatagttaaagtagtgaCAGTAAaaatagtcattgtgcagattggtccatttcagaataatatatatgatatggttttggagtagaagtacaaataagCATACAATTGAAATACTcgggtaaagtacaagtacctcagaaTTGTTCTACAGCACTTAAATCTACCTAGTTACTTTTACCTACCCCATTACACTTACATTTTGTTTAATAAGAAAGCCAAATCTGATGTGCTGATGCATTCAAGGCCCCTAGTTCTTTCTGAACTTGCAGGTGGATGCACACCGGttatataaaatgtattttattaaagTCCTGCAAATGAAGACGTGGTTTGATAAGGTCTAATTTCTCTCACAGGATGCTTTTTAACCGATGTGTCAGCTGATAAACGTTGCACTTACAAAGGTTGAAGACCCTTTGAGGTGGAGGTCAAAATAAGCACATCTGCACGATTGTTTTGAGGAGACATTATTTTGACCTCTGCTGGACTGCGACCAGAACCATGTCGAACATTCTGATCAACGTGAGCCTTTCTGACGAGCCTGCGCAGAAGAGGCCGCCGGCGGCAAactggaaaaacaaaaacaagcagTATCGTAAAAAGCCCCGTGAGTTTGAGCACAGGGCTTCCTCCTCTCTGGAAGGAAGGAATAATTACAACCACAGAACGGGACAAGTCCTGCCTCCGCGGCAAAATGGAGCAAATCATTCAGCGCCTCAGACTTCCTCGAACAACACGACTTTACCGTCAAACTCACTCTGCAGCGCCTCGCCTTCAACGTCCGCTCAGTGCCAGGAAAAACCAAATGATTCTGGGAACACAAAACCATCGCCCCCGTGCTCCAGCAGCCAGAAGCCCACCACCACccagtcctcctcctcctcagcagcAGCAATGCCCACCAAGTTCCTGGCCATCGACTGTGAGATGGTGGGCACGGGGCCGAAGGGCAGCAACAGCCAGCTGGCCCGCTGCAGCCTGGTGTCGTACGACGGGGACGTGGTCTACGATAAGTTCATCAACCCCCCCGTGCCCATCACGGACTACCGGACCCGGTGGAGCGGCATCCGGCAACGAGACCTCGTCAACGCCACGCCTTACATCGAGGCCAGGAAGGAGGTGAGGAAATCCTGATGAGAAAAAAATCTGAATtccgacttttttctcagacctacattcatatcatttcattcatatcagTGTTCGAATACCCATCGTTCAGTATTTCAACATGTAGCATGCAGAGGGGGGAGGattacaaagcagcaacacatttaaatactcaataAAGTACCTCAAAAGGTTTCAGTATAgtagcaaacatttcccaaattgggatcaataaagtacttatcTTATGTTATGAGTAAATATACTTCACTGTATACAGTCGTGGTGAGTTCATGTCTCCAGCAAAACATTAAATACCCTTCTCTCAGTATTTCAACATGTTGtatgcagaggtgggagaattACAAACCagcaaaaatatttaaatactcaagtaaagtacctcaaaattgttcAGTACAGTAAATGTACTTCACTGTATACAGTCGTGGTGAGTTCAGGGTCTCCTCTGTTGGCAGATACTTCGCCTCCTGATGGGCAAGGTGGTGATCGGACACGCCATCCACAACGACTTCAAGGTGCTGGGCTACGCGCACCCCGGGGTGCTGACCAGAGACACGTCCCGCATCCCGCTCCTCAACCGGAGGGCCGGCTTCGCCCCCAACGAGGTCGCCTCGCTGAAGAGACTCACCAAGGCCATCTTCAACAGAGACATCCAGGTACCAGCAGCGCTAGGCCTTCTCTATCCGGGTTCTCTATTGTTGgtttcaagtttcaaggcttttatggTCATGTGTGCAGAGCTACacacaggctcctcccacagagCAACACAGTAACACAGATACAATAgtgcatgtaaataaaatacacTTGAATATAATAGAAACTGTGCAGAATAGTGTatgttagggctgcacgatattgaaaaaaaaactgacattgcaatTTTTttccccctgcgatatatattgcgttttttttaacctgttaagtccCAAGGTCCCGGCGGgggatactgtgtctcaggggatcttaatatttaagaacctattcatGTGTTATACAGATTAACGGGAacaatctcagctaactgacgatacaaaccattttaccaaaacaaaacacaagtctcataagaagcatctaaatgacccatgagcgaaaaatgctaacggacattggcacagaactcaagataaaagtacccttattactcatcgtagctgcacatacaagatatccgattaaagctgaggttccacagattatttaggtatatagtatcatcactgagtcatcTGAACtggcgacaggggaagcaaacacagacatcacaacacgtacctttacgtacgtacttgtttgttttatctgagtgttccggggtattctctgaataccttgaaggccctgacggttcgccactgaaataaacgtaccttacatgtagggttgggaaccgaaactcggttACAGATGAGAACCaataagaaaatgccgggtacccatacaaaatacacaatttcggttctgcttaacggttcctaaacgcggtagaccctgcattccaccgggtccgtctgcgccgtggCGACCCGGTGGAATGCAGCCAGTGTAAGggaggactggccatctgtgtgttctggagaatcacagaacggccggtcgtcagcgggccgttgagggccggctcggtacgctgacggccggcaccgcccttcattttttaaaacggcatcatgtaagttgcgctgacaggcgacagaggtccacagtttccccgcagcgaggaaCCCCTgccctcccgtagacagttcacgagctcagtcacttcataacaccaaagatgggtcgcggtaaacgctctgaagtgaggctccactacactaagaaagaaaaagacgaggcacagtgtaatgccatttgtaaaaatgtcagttaaagcttaaaagaattaagatatttttgttatctaaacgtttgacctctttcttttacaattttggaatcgaaacggggaattgataagaaccggaatcgatacatttcaaacaataCCCACCCCTACTTACATGTATGTGTGACGGTAAAGTGTCTCTCTCTGCGTCCTCAGACTGGGAGGAAGGGCCACTCCTCGGTGGAGGACGCCCGGGCCACCATGCAGCTCTACAGAGTGGTGGAGGAGCAGTGGGAGAGGACTCTGGCCTCAAAAGCTCAGAACACCTAGTGCCAGCTTTCAAGAGACCACATGGAAATAAAAGCGGGTTTAAATTGGACTTTCTTTGGGTGTGTTTTGGATGGACTCACCCCCCTGCTGTCCTGGTGACGTGTGAATGAAGAAACCAGGTTACTGACCTCCAGCTGGATTCTGATATCATGGGAGATAAAAGCCTTCAGTTTCAGCTGCTCCTTCTCAGGGTTTGCATTGTGTCTTAAGGTGCTCCTGCCACTAGGGGCAGTCATGTCTTCATCCAGGCAACAGCAGTGCATACATGATCACAAACATGATAACAATTATTTTCTACAAGGTAAGTGAGTTCAATTCAACTCAGTCATGCCTACACCTCTGTGGTCTTCATCGGTTTCCTTTATGATATTCAAAACTATTTAAAATCGGACTATTGCCCCTTTAAAAGTCAATTAAAAAATAACTATATTATGCTTGAGTTGATATCAAACACAACTTTAAAGTCGGACAACATTTCCACTAAAATAACTCCCATGTCAGTGTTTTTAAATTGCTTTAATTACGCTTAAGTGGATATCAAAGACAATTTCAACTCAAAATTctcacttttaaaatgtttcttCTAAATAATTTTTAGGTGGAGATCAATTTAAAGTCTGACAACATCGCCAATAAAAAGCTCAAgtttaatataaaaaatatcTTAATTACGCTTGAGAAGATATCAAACCCAATATAACATCTGACAATATTAccacaaaaaaaacaaatgtactTTTTGCACTCATACTTTTCAGTTTTGATGCAACCAATGATTTTTCTTCAGGGAAGTTTTTTGAAATACTGGAAGCTGGCAGTCTAGAGAGAAGACACTGTTACAGAAAAGTAGTTGGTGAAGAATTTTACCTCCAAAAAAAGTTCACAattttacataaaaaaaaaaaatgtgaaaaatataCATTCATTTTGTTCAGTTTTGATGCAAACAATGATGTTCTTCATGTAGTCAGACTTGGTTTTAGAAGGTGGCTCTCACTATTTCACTCTTAAAATGTGACtcattgttttaaaatgttaagTATGGACAGTGAGACAGAAGGCACTGTTAAAGTAGTTGGGAGAGTATATTGGCAAAAAACATTATTGTATA
This genomic window from Pseudochaenichthys georgianus chromosome 16, fPseGeo1.2, whole genome shotgun sequence contains:
- the LOC117460854 gene encoding interferon-stimulated 20 kDa exonuclease-like 2 — its product is MSNILINVSLSDEPAQKRPPAANWKNKNKQYRKKPREFEHRASSSLEGRNNYNHRTGQVLPPRQNGANHSAPQTSSNNTTLPSNSLCSASPSTSAQCQEKPNDSGNTKPSPPCSSSQKPTTTQSSSSSAAAMPTKFLAIDCEMVGTGPKGSNSQLARCSLVSYDGDVVYDKFINPPVPITDYRTRWSGIRQRDLVNATPYIEARKEILRLLMGKVVIGHAIHNDFKVLGYAHPGVLTRDTSRIPLLNRRAGFAPNEVASLKRLTKAIFNRDIQTGRKGHSSVEDARATMQLYRVVEEQWERTLASKAQNT